A genome region from Sphingomonas sp. BGYR3 includes the following:
- the rplL gene encoding 50S ribosomal protein L7/L12, with protein sequence MADLNALVDQLSELTVLEAAELSKLLEEKWGVSAAAAVAVAAGPAGGGAAAAAVEEKTEFDVILTGDGGKKINVIKEVRAITGLGLTEAKALVEGAPKPVKEGVNKDEAEKIKKQLEEAGATVEVK encoded by the coding sequence ATGGCTGACCTGAACGCGCTGGTTGACCAGCTGTCCGAACTGACCGTCCTGGAAGCGGCTGAGCTGTCGAAGCTGCTCGAAGAAAAGTGGGGCGTTTCGGCCGCCGCTGCCGTTGCCGTTGCTGCTGGCCCCGCCGGCGGTGGCGCTGCCGCTGCTGCGGTTGAAGAAAAGACCGAGTTCGACGTGATCCTGACCGGCGACGGTGGCAAGAAGATCAACGTCATCAAGGAAGTCCGCGCCATCACCGGCCTGGGCCTGACCGAAGCCAAGGCGCTGGTCGAAGGCGCTCCGAAGCCGGTCAAGGAAGGCGTCAACAAGGACGAAGCCGAGAAGATCAAGAAGCAGCTCGAAGAAGCTGGCGCGACCGTCGAGGTCAAGTAA
- the rplJ gene encoding 50S ribosomal protein L10 produces the protein MDRSQKADAVAELNRTFSEVGVVVVTRNLGMTVAQSTNLRNKMRDAGASYKVSKNRLAKIALEGTEYAGIADLLTGPTALATSTDPVAAAKVAVDFAKTNDKLEIVGGAMGSTVLDAEGIKALASMPSLDELRAKLIGLIQAPAQKLASITQAPAGQLARVFKAYSEKEAA, from the coding sequence ATGGATCGTTCGCAGAAGGCCGATGCCGTTGCCGAGCTGAACCGCACCTTTTCGGAGGTCGGCGTCGTGGTGGTCACCCGCAATCTGGGCATGACCGTCGCGCAGTCGACGAACCTCCGCAACAAGATGCGTGACGCCGGCGCGAGCTACAAGGTCTCGAAGAACCGTCTCGCCAAGATCGCGCTCGAGGGCACCGAGTATGCCGGCATTGCCGACCTGCTCACCGGCCCGACCGCGCTGGCCACATCGACCGATCCCGTTGCCGCCGCCAAGGTGGCCGTGGATTTCGCCAAGACGAACGACAAGCTCGAAATCGTCGGCGGCGCGATGGGCAGCACGGTGCTCGACGCGGAAGGCATCAAGGCGCTTGCCTCGATGCCGTCGCTGGATGAACTGCGCGCCAAGCTGATCGGCCTGATCCAGGCCCCGGCACAGAAGCTCGCAAGCATCACCCAGGCGCCGGCCGGGCAGCTCGCCCGTGTCTTCAAGGCCTATAGCGAGAAGGAAGCCGCGTAA